The Lycium barbarum isolate Lr01 chromosome 12, ASM1917538v2, whole genome shotgun sequence genome includes a region encoding these proteins:
- the LOC132621816 gene encoding probable LRR receptor-like serine/threonine-protein kinase At3g47570 isoform X2 — protein MGTRYNLLFAFVALILLHDHISRAIVPNISTDEAVLLAFKSHISISNPNNILANNWSYSSPVCSWIGITCSPHHHRVTALDISSMQLHGTIPPHLGNLSSLVSLDISDNTFRGDLPEELAHLQRLKLINVTSNNFTGAIPSFLSLLPNLRYMYLSSNQFSGEIPSSLSNLTKLEELRMSRNFLKGEIPQELGHLRYMTYLVLEENLLVGSIPTSLFNSTSMQNIALTNNNLTGEIPAELGNLNKLRILGLARNKFTGSIPAGIFNISALQILSLIHNRLSGTLPSNLGRGMPSIEELYIGGNNLTGFISATISNSSKLRMVALYNNSFTGPIPESFGRLENLEVLHLGGNNFWSNSALSFLTYLTNCRKLRLLFFYRNPLDGVLPASLGNFSDSLEMFEGQSCKLKGVIPEEVGNLTGVIKMILFNNKLTGHIPKAVQGMLNLQELYLQSNKIEGTIPNVICNLKHLGALDLSGNRFSGSVPPCIGNVTSLRQLYLASNRLNSRLPASLGSLQDLIEFNVSSNLLIGKIPSDIGNLKVATLIDLSKNDFSGEIPRTLGGLDRLIKLSLAHNRLVGLIPDQFGKMLALEFLDMCKNNLSGEIPKSLEALVYLKYLNISFNELSGEIPTGGPFANFTSQSFISNNALCGDFKFHVPPCIINSCKRKKAILVLYIPLGVGLLFLTVSLACIFLRLRKKKKNAGQAELSLENGHERISYYELKQATEDFNESNLLGYGGFSMVYKGILKDGTLFAAKVFNAQLEGSFKSFDTECEMLRNLRHRNLTKVITSCSSIDFKALVLEYMPNGTLEKWLYNHNFFLDMLQRLDIMIDVASAMDYLHNGYSRPVVHCDLKPSNVLLDEDMVGHVSDFGIAKLLGAGEDFVQTKTIATIGYIAPEYGQDGVVSTSCDVYSFGILMMETFTRRRPSDEIFTGDFSIRRWVGDSFPSEIHKVVDTNLVQLGDEPTDAKMLCQSSIMKLALSCTLAAPDARTSMEETLSTLKKIRVQFCQ, from the exons ATGGGTACACGTTACAATCTTCTCTTTGCTTTTGTAGCTTTGATTCTACTTCATGATCATATTTCACGGGCTATTGTTCCCAATATTAGCACTGATGAAGCAGTTCTTCTTGCCTTCAAATCTCACATTTCTATATCTAATCCTAACAACATCTTAGCAAACAACTGGTCTTACTCCAGCCCAGTTTGTAGCTGGATTGGAATCACTTGCAGCCCCCACCACCATAGAGTCACTGCTTTAGACATTTCTAGCATGCAACTTCATGGTACCATACCTCCACACCTTGGAAACCTCTCATCTCTTGTTTCCCTCGACATCAGTGACAACACTTTCCGTGGAGATTTGCCAGAAGAGTTGGCTCATTTGCAAAGGTTGAAACTGATCAATGTCACAAGCAATAACTTCACTGGTGCCATTCCATCATTTTTAAGTTTGTTACCTAACCTTCGTTACATGTACCTTTCGAGCAACCAATTTTCGGGGGAAATTCCATCTTCCCTTTCCAATCTAACAAAGCTAGAGGAGTTGAGAATGTCTAGAAATTTTCTCAAAGGAGAGATCCCTCAAGAACTTGGTCATCTTCGTTACATGACTTATTTAGTCCTGGAAGAAAACTTGCTAGTTGGATCTATACCGACGTCACTCTTTAATAGTACGTCAATGCAAAACATTGCTCTTACTAACAACAATCTTACTG GAGAGATACCAGCGGAGCTAGGTAACCTTAATAAACTACGGATATTGGGATTAGCTCGAAATAAGTTTACTGGTTCCATTCCTGCAGGCATTTTCAACATATCAGCACTGCAGATCCTATCACTTATACATAACAGGCTTTCAGGTACTTTACCTTCAAATTTAGGTCGTGGAATGCCCAGCATAGAAGAGCTTTATATTGGAGGGAATAATTTGACTGGTTTCATCTCTGCTACTATCTCAAATTCTTCAAAACTCAGAATGGTTGCTCTTTACAACAACAGTTTCACGGGTCCAATTCCTGAATCGTTTGGTAGGTTAGAAAACCTTGAGGTTCTGCACTTGGGGGGGAATAACTTTTGGAGCAATTCGGCATTGAGTTTCCTTACATATTTGACAAATTGTAGGAAACTAAGACTACTATTTTTTTATAGGAATCCGTTAGATGGTGTTTTACCTGCATCTCTTGGGAATTTCTCTGACTCTCTAGAAATGTTTGAAGGACAAAGTTGTAAACTGAAGGGTGTCATTCCTGAAGAAGTTGGTAACCTTACTGGAGTGATAAAGATGATTCTGTTTAACAATAAATTGACTGGACATATCCCAAAAGCTGTCCAAGGCATGCTGAACCTTCAAGAACTTTACCTACAAAGCAACAAGATAGAAGGAACAATACCTAATGTTATCTGCAATTTAAAGCATCTTGGCGCATTAGACTTGTCAGGAAATCGGTTTTCTGGTTCAGTGCCACCATGCATAGGGAATGTTACCAGTTTAAGGCAACTTTACCTAGCTTCCAACAGGCTGAATTCGAGATTACCTGCTAGCTTGGGGAGCCTTCAAGATCTCATAGAATTCAATGTATCATCCAATTTATTAATTGGGAAAATACCTTCTGATATTGGAAATTTAAAGGTTGCAACACTCATTGATCTgtcgaaaaatgatttttctggtGAGATACCTAGAACTCTAGGGGGTCTAGATAGATTGATTAAACTCTCTCTGGCACATAATAGATTAGTTGGGCTTATTCCAGATCAATTTGGCAAAATGCTGGCATTGGAATTCTTGGATATGTGCAAGAACAATCTTAGTGGTGAAATACCAAAATCATTAGAAGCTCTTGTTTATCTCAAATACCTGAACATCTCATTCAATGAACTCAGTGGAGAAATTCCCACTGGTGGTCCTTTTGCAAACTTCACCAGCCAATCATTCATCTCCAATAATGCACTCTGTGGTGATTTTAAATTTCATGTACCCCCATGCATCATAAATTCTTGCAAGAGGAAAAAGGCAATCCTGGTTTTGTACATCCCTTTGGGAGTAGGCCTGCTGTTTCTTACAGTATCCCTCGCATGTATATTTTTAAGATTgcggaagaaaaagaagaatgcAGGTCAAGCAGAGTTGTCTCTAGAAAATGGGCATGAAAGAATTTCCTATTATGAACTGAAACAAGCAACAGAGGATTTCAATGAAAGCAACTTGCTTGGTTACGGGGGTTTCAGCATGGTCTACAAGGGGATACTTAAGGATGGTACTCTTTTTGCAGCAAAGGTATTCAATGCACAACTGGAGGGCTCATTCAAAAGTTTTGATACGGAATGTGAAATGTTACGCAACCTACGCCATCGAAATCTTACTAAAGTCATCACCAGTTGCTCCAGCATTGATTTCAAAGCCTTAGTATTGGAATACATGCCGAATGGGACACTTGAAAAATGGCTATACAATCATAACTTTTTCTTAGACATGTTGCAGAGATTAGATATAATGATAGATGTTGCATCAGCAATGGACTATCTCCACAATGGATATTCAAGACCTGTGGTGCACTGTGACTTAAAACCAAGCAATGTCTTACTAGATGAAGACATGGTTGGCCATGTTAGTGATTTTGGCATTGCAAAATTGTTAGGAGCAGGGGAGGATTTTGTTCAAACAAAAACTATTGCGACCATCGGATATATTGCTCCAG AGTATGGACAAGATGGAGTAGTATCCACGAGCTGTGATGTCTATAGTTTTGGCATCCTGATGATGGAGACGTTTACAAGAAGGAGACCAAGTGATGAAATATTTACCGGAGACTTTAGCATACGACGTTGGGTCGGTGATTCTTTTCCAAGTGAAATACATAAGGTGGTCGATACTAATTTGGTACAACTAGGGGATGAACCAACTGATGCAAAGATGCTGTGCCAGTCATCTATTATGAAATTAGCTTTGAGCTGCACTTTAGCAGCACCTGATGCGAGAACTAGCATGGAAGAAACTCTTTCAACACTAAAAAAGATTAGAGTTCAATTTTGTCAGTAG
- the LOC132621816 gene encoding probable LRR receptor-like serine/threonine-protein kinase At3g47570 isoform X1, with protein sequence MGTRYNLLFAFVALILLHDHISRAIVPNISTDEAVLLAFKSHISISNPNNILANNWSYSSPVCSWIGITCSPHHHRVTALDISSMQLHGTIPPHLGNLSSLVSLDISDNTFRGDLPEELAHLQRLKLINVTSNNFTGAIPSFLSLLPNLRYMYLSSNQFSGEIPSSLSNLTKLEELRMSRNFLKGEIPQELGHLRYMTYLVLEENLLVGSIPTSLFNSTSMQNIALTNNNLTGKLPTTICDHLPNLEELYLSDNNLDGIIPINLEKCRKLQILSLSGNKFIGTVPRELGNLTTLRQLSLGGQYLEGEIPAELGNLNKLRILGLARNKFTGSIPAGIFNISALQILSLIHNRLSGTLPSNLGRGMPSIEELYIGGNNLTGFISATISNSSKLRMVALYNNSFTGPIPESFGRLENLEVLHLGGNNFWSNSALSFLTYLTNCRKLRLLFFYRNPLDGVLPASLGNFSDSLEMFEGQSCKLKGVIPEEVGNLTGVIKMILFNNKLTGHIPKAVQGMLNLQELYLQSNKIEGTIPNVICNLKHLGALDLSGNRFSGSVPPCIGNVTSLRQLYLASNRLNSRLPASLGSLQDLIEFNVSSNLLIGKIPSDIGNLKVATLIDLSKNDFSGEIPRTLGGLDRLIKLSLAHNRLVGLIPDQFGKMLALEFLDMCKNNLSGEIPKSLEALVYLKYLNISFNELSGEIPTGGPFANFTSQSFISNNALCGDFKFHVPPCIINSCKRKKAILVLYIPLGVGLLFLTVSLACIFLRLRKKKKNAGQAELSLENGHERISYYELKQATEDFNESNLLGYGGFSMVYKGILKDGTLFAAKVFNAQLEGSFKSFDTECEMLRNLRHRNLTKVITSCSSIDFKALVLEYMPNGTLEKWLYNHNFFLDMLQRLDIMIDVASAMDYLHNGYSRPVVHCDLKPSNVLLDEDMVGHVSDFGIAKLLGAGEDFVQTKTIATIGYIAPEYGQDGVVSTSCDVYSFGILMMETFTRRRPSDEIFTGDFSIRRWVGDSFPSEIHKVVDTNLVQLGDEPTDAKMLCQSSIMKLALSCTLAAPDARTSMEETLSTLKKIRVQFCQ encoded by the exons ATGGGTACACGTTACAATCTTCTCTTTGCTTTTGTAGCTTTGATTCTACTTCATGATCATATTTCACGGGCTATTGTTCCCAATATTAGCACTGATGAAGCAGTTCTTCTTGCCTTCAAATCTCACATTTCTATATCTAATCCTAACAACATCTTAGCAAACAACTGGTCTTACTCCAGCCCAGTTTGTAGCTGGATTGGAATCACTTGCAGCCCCCACCACCATAGAGTCACTGCTTTAGACATTTCTAGCATGCAACTTCATGGTACCATACCTCCACACCTTGGAAACCTCTCATCTCTTGTTTCCCTCGACATCAGTGACAACACTTTCCGTGGAGATTTGCCAGAAGAGTTGGCTCATTTGCAAAGGTTGAAACTGATCAATGTCACAAGCAATAACTTCACTGGTGCCATTCCATCATTTTTAAGTTTGTTACCTAACCTTCGTTACATGTACCTTTCGAGCAACCAATTTTCGGGGGAAATTCCATCTTCCCTTTCCAATCTAACAAAGCTAGAGGAGTTGAGAATGTCTAGAAATTTTCTCAAAGGAGAGATCCCTCAAGAACTTGGTCATCTTCGTTACATGACTTATTTAGTCCTGGAAGAAAACTTGCTAGTTGGATCTATACCGACGTCACTCTTTAATAGTACGTCAATGCAAAACATTGCTCTTACTAACAACAATCTTACTGGTAAGCTTCCAACAACTATATGTGACCATCTTCCAAACTTGGAAGAGCTTTACCTCTCAGACAACAACCTCGATGGCATTATTCCAATAAACTTAGAGAAATGCCGAAAGCTTCAAATCTTGTCATTGTCTGGCAATAAGTTCATTGGAACTGTACCGAGAGAGTTAGGCAACTTAACAACTCTAAGACAATTATCTCTCGGAGGACAATACTTGGAAG GAGAGATACCAGCGGAGCTAGGTAACCTTAATAAACTACGGATATTGGGATTAGCTCGAAATAAGTTTACTGGTTCCATTCCTGCAGGCATTTTCAACATATCAGCACTGCAGATCCTATCACTTATACATAACAGGCTTTCAGGTACTTTACCTTCAAATTTAGGTCGTGGAATGCCCAGCATAGAAGAGCTTTATATTGGAGGGAATAATTTGACTGGTTTCATCTCTGCTACTATCTCAAATTCTTCAAAACTCAGAATGGTTGCTCTTTACAACAACAGTTTCACGGGTCCAATTCCTGAATCGTTTGGTAGGTTAGAAAACCTTGAGGTTCTGCACTTGGGGGGGAATAACTTTTGGAGCAATTCGGCATTGAGTTTCCTTACATATTTGACAAATTGTAGGAAACTAAGACTACTATTTTTTTATAGGAATCCGTTAGATGGTGTTTTACCTGCATCTCTTGGGAATTTCTCTGACTCTCTAGAAATGTTTGAAGGACAAAGTTGTAAACTGAAGGGTGTCATTCCTGAAGAAGTTGGTAACCTTACTGGAGTGATAAAGATGATTCTGTTTAACAATAAATTGACTGGACATATCCCAAAAGCTGTCCAAGGCATGCTGAACCTTCAAGAACTTTACCTACAAAGCAACAAGATAGAAGGAACAATACCTAATGTTATCTGCAATTTAAAGCATCTTGGCGCATTAGACTTGTCAGGAAATCGGTTTTCTGGTTCAGTGCCACCATGCATAGGGAATGTTACCAGTTTAAGGCAACTTTACCTAGCTTCCAACAGGCTGAATTCGAGATTACCTGCTAGCTTGGGGAGCCTTCAAGATCTCATAGAATTCAATGTATCATCCAATTTATTAATTGGGAAAATACCTTCTGATATTGGAAATTTAAAGGTTGCAACACTCATTGATCTgtcgaaaaatgatttttctggtGAGATACCTAGAACTCTAGGGGGTCTAGATAGATTGATTAAACTCTCTCTGGCACATAATAGATTAGTTGGGCTTATTCCAGATCAATTTGGCAAAATGCTGGCATTGGAATTCTTGGATATGTGCAAGAACAATCTTAGTGGTGAAATACCAAAATCATTAGAAGCTCTTGTTTATCTCAAATACCTGAACATCTCATTCAATGAACTCAGTGGAGAAATTCCCACTGGTGGTCCTTTTGCAAACTTCACCAGCCAATCATTCATCTCCAATAATGCACTCTGTGGTGATTTTAAATTTCATGTACCCCCATGCATCATAAATTCTTGCAAGAGGAAAAAGGCAATCCTGGTTTTGTACATCCCTTTGGGAGTAGGCCTGCTGTTTCTTACAGTATCCCTCGCATGTATATTTTTAAGATTgcggaagaaaaagaagaatgcAGGTCAAGCAGAGTTGTCTCTAGAAAATGGGCATGAAAGAATTTCCTATTATGAACTGAAACAAGCAACAGAGGATTTCAATGAAAGCAACTTGCTTGGTTACGGGGGTTTCAGCATGGTCTACAAGGGGATACTTAAGGATGGTACTCTTTTTGCAGCAAAGGTATTCAATGCACAACTGGAGGGCTCATTCAAAAGTTTTGATACGGAATGTGAAATGTTACGCAACCTACGCCATCGAAATCTTACTAAAGTCATCACCAGTTGCTCCAGCATTGATTTCAAAGCCTTAGTATTGGAATACATGCCGAATGGGACACTTGAAAAATGGCTATACAATCATAACTTTTTCTTAGACATGTTGCAGAGATTAGATATAATGATAGATGTTGCATCAGCAATGGACTATCTCCACAATGGATATTCAAGACCTGTGGTGCACTGTGACTTAAAACCAAGCAATGTCTTACTAGATGAAGACATGGTTGGCCATGTTAGTGATTTTGGCATTGCAAAATTGTTAGGAGCAGGGGAGGATTTTGTTCAAACAAAAACTATTGCGACCATCGGATATATTGCTCCAG AGTATGGACAAGATGGAGTAGTATCCACGAGCTGTGATGTCTATAGTTTTGGCATCCTGATGATGGAGACGTTTACAAGAAGGAGACCAAGTGATGAAATATTTACCGGAGACTTTAGCATACGACGTTGGGTCGGTGATTCTTTTCCAAGTGAAATACATAAGGTGGTCGATACTAATTTGGTACAACTAGGGGATGAACCAACTGATGCAAAGATGCTGTGCCAGTCATCTATTATGAAATTAGCTTTGAGCTGCACTTTAGCAGCACCTGATGCGAGAACTAGCATGGAAGAAACTCTTTCAACACTAAAAAAGATTAGAGTTCAATTTTGTCAGTAG